The DNA window ATGAGTGAGACAGATGAGACATCACAACGGACGCGTGAGCGGCGGTGATGACTCATCGCTCACCCCGCAGAAAGCGTCCGCCTGTAACGGAAATCAGCAGTATTATTGAATCGATCTTTTTCTCCCAAATATCTGAAACACTGGATTTATCGAACGGAAAATTATATACTTTTTTATTCTTTAAAAAACCCCCTATAGTGTAGACACTTGAAAACAGTCTACACTATAAGGTTATTTAGAAGAAAATCCATTATATGAAGGACTTATCCTTTTTTAGATTTAGAATGAAAGCGAAAATCTCTTATCCATAATGGAAGTCTCATGGATAAACTCAATATAAGGGTAATTAATACTAACAAAGCAGAAGTTTTTTCAGCAATTTCGGATGCATCTTCTACCAGTGCTTCCGATTGTACATACCACAAGTGTACTGGTAAAGTTCCTCCCTGTGACAAGAAATTCCAATCCCACATTTCACCGGAGGTTCCTGTACCTCCTACTAGTAGTATTAAGGCAGACTCTCCAAATGCTCTACATGCGGCAAGACTTACTCCACTGACAATTCCATTTAAAGCTGCAGATATCACTATTTTTGAAATGGTTAATGATTTGGTTGCTCCTAGAGCATAGGAAGCTTCCCTTAAATCATTTTGTACAGCCTGGATTGCTTCCTCGGTAACTCGAGTTATAACAGGTAAGTTTAAAAGAGAAAGTGTAATACCTGCACCAATTATAGTCAGACCAACATTAAATATATCAACAAATAACATGTAACCAAATAAACCAATGACAATAGAAGGAACTGATGCTAAGCTTTCCACACAAGTTCGAATAAAATCTGTCATTTTATTGTTTGGTGCATATTCTGCTAAATACACTCCTGATCCAATTCCAATTGGAATGGAGATTAATAGCGAAATGATTAACACATAAATAGAGTTAATTAAAAATGGACCAACTCCTCCACCTACATCAATCTCACTAGGTAGCCCTACTAAAAAACCAAAAGAAATTTTAGGTAATCCCTTAGATAAAATATATATTAGTAATCCAAAAATGAGCACTAATATAAATGTCGTAATGATCCATAAACCTAATGTGAATACTTGATCACTCGATTTTTTTATTTTTTTATATAATCCGTTAGACGAAATTCCATTCATTCTCATGCTCCTTTTACTCGAAGCTTTCTAATAATAATTATTAGTAAGTTTGAAATAAGTAGTAATAAGAACGCCATCATGTAAAGGGCGTAATTCCAAGTTGAATCGAACTCTACATCAATAATTTGATTTACAATATTGCTTGTTAATACTGCAGTTGGAGTCAATAAATTGGATGGCAGTTGGGGAGTGTTACCTATGACCATAACAACTGCCATAGTTTCGCCTATTGAACGTGCCATTCCCAAAATAACAGCAGTGAAGAGTCCAGGTGATGCGGCAGGAAGAATCACTTTTATAATCGTTTGCATCCTCGTACTCCCAAGTGCATAACTTGCTTCTCTTAACTCCATAGGGACAGAAGAAATGGCATCATCACTAATTCTTGAAATAGTAGGTAATACCATAATGTTTAATACAATAGATGCTGCAAGAAGCCCATCTCCCATAGTAGCTCCAGTAATATTTCTTAAAAAAGGAATAAGTATTGTTAAACCTAAATATCCGTAAACAATAGATGGAATACCTACTAATAAATCAAGTACTGGACGCACTATTCGCTTTAGCCAATCGGGAGCTATTTCAGCAGTAAATATTGCAACTCCTATGGAAATAGGTGCTGCAAATAGTAAAGTTAAACCCGTTAAAGCAAGTGTTCCTAATATAAAGGTAGCTGCACCGAATTTTTCATCATACGGTTCCCATAAGGTTGAAAAAAAGAATTCTTGAAAAGAAACATCTATAAATACTAATAATCCAGTACGACCTACAAAAAAAATAATAGATAATAGGGCTAGTCCTAAAATTACGACACTTAATAAACAAAAAAGCTGAAACATTCGATTATAAAAGTAAGTACTCTTCTTTATTCTTTTTTCCTTCTTGTTTGTTAACGTATGTAATTCCAGTAGCTCCTGCTCCATTTTCGCCATAATATCCTCCAAATACTAACATAATGCCAGCCTATTAATCGGCTGGCATTTTAACTTATTTAAATGAATAAGAACTTATTTCATTTTAGCTATTGGGATAAACTTCAATTTAGTTAAAGAACCATTTTGGAATTTACTGCTTTGGATATACTTAATGAACTCCGCATCAGCACCTTTTGGCTCGCCTTTTGTTACTAGATAACCATAACTCCAAACTTTGTACGTTCCATTAATAACGTTATTCGTTGTAGCTGCTACCCCATTGATATCAACTGCTTTAATATTCCCTTTTACATAAGCAAGGTCTACGTAACCAATAGCATTTGGATTGGAATCAACACCAGTAACCATTTCCCCACTTTTCCCTACTTCTTTATAGTTATCGCCTTTCGTCATAAAAGCTGCTCCATTTAATGCTTTCATCTGATAGTTTACGCGTGTACCAGAACCGTGTTTGCGGTTTACAACAACAATTGCTGCATCTTTTCCGCCAACTTCTTTCCAGTTTTTAATTTTTCCAGCATAAATATCTTGTAATTGCTTTGTTGTTAAATTTTTAACAGGATTTTCTTTATGAATAATTGTTGCAAAAGGAATAACTGCTATTTTGTGTGCTTTCAGTCCTGAAAATGCTTTAAATCCTGGAACGTCTGTCGTAGCATCCCAATCAACAGCCCCTATTGTTGCAGCGCCTTTTGTTACTGATTGTGGGCCAGCAATAGAGGAAGAACCTGAAACTGATACAGACACTTTAGGATTAAGCTTTTTAAATTCCTTAGCAGCTTGTTGTGTCAATGGTAGTAACGCTGTTGATCCAGCTACAACAATTTTTCCCTTTGTTGCTGCAGAAGCAACACCACTGAATGCAAAACTGACAGCCACAATTAATGACAGTGTTAAAATCGCTACACGTTTAATAATATTCATTTATAATCTACCCCTTATCCTATTTTGTTAATAATTCCATTACACCATTTTTGAATAAAACCAATGTTTCACCATTTGTTCCAGGTGTTGTTGCCACGATGGATTTTCCATCATTTGAAACCGAGAAAGATGTTAATTCTAATTTTGTTTGAGCAATGTTCTTTAATTTTTTCGTTGCATTGCTCCATTCATAAATAACCGAATTCCCATTACTTTCTCTTACCAAAATCATTACTTCTCCTTTAGAAGTTACAACGAGATTATTAATGTCTTTATTTGAAATAAGCGTTGAAACAGATTGATCTACACTTATCATTTTTACATCTGGAAGTTTGTCACTTTCAGGGTCTGCACTTACATACACAATACTTCCATCTGCTAAAAAGCTATGAAAAACTTTGTTTTCCTTTGTAATAGTAACTGGAATTGCCTTTGGTTCAGCATCTTCTAAGTTCACTACATATATTTGTTGTTCTGTGTCTGTTAAATCGATGCTATCTACTTCTGGATTTTCACCTTCAGTATTTTTTGTTATTCCTTCTTTACCTACAATATAAAGAACTTTTTTACCGTCCATTGACAAACGTAGATCCGTTTTGTAACTTAGTTTGTCTTCAAAGATCTTCTTAATAGAACCATCTACCACATTAATATAGGAAACTTTCTCGCTTTTATCGCCTTGTAAGAAATAAACTTTTTGACCATCTGGTGACCAAACAAATTCCAATTTAACGGAATCGTCAGACAAGTTAATTCCATTTATTTTTTTAGTTACTAAATCTACTAAATATACATAACCGTTTTCGTCTGAATAAATAGCTTGTTTTCCATTAGGAGATACTGCTAATTCAGTTGCATTTACTGTAAATAATCCTTTTTTAGAAGAAGTGTCGACAACCATAGAACGACTTTCTGTTTCCGTTTCATTTGTTACAAGAATAGAACCATTGTCAACCCATTGTGGTTTAAATGTATCTCCACTTACTAGTCCTGTTGTTGAAACAAAGTAGCTGGTTTGAGTTGGAAGAATGTCTCCATTGAATGCATGAACTAAATCGGAAAGATCTGCATACACCACATTTTTAACTAAAATAGGATTTTCTTTTAAATTGATTACTTTATTATTTACTGTCATAGCTTTGTTTGATAATTTCAATTTGAT is part of the Psychrobacillus sp. FSL H8-0483 genome and encodes:
- the pstA gene encoding phosphate ABC transporter permease PstA, with amino-acid sequence MNGISSNGLYKKIKKSSDQVFTLGLWIITTFILVLIFGLLIYILSKGLPKISFGFLVGLPSEIDVGGGVGPFLINSIYVLIISLLISIPIGIGSGVYLAEYAPNNKMTDFIRTCVESLASVPSIVIGLFGYMLFVDIFNVGLTIIGAGITLSLLNLPVITRVTEEAIQAVQNDLREASYALGATKSLTISKIVISAALNGIVSGVSLAACRAFGESALILLVGGTGTSGEMWDWNFLSQGGTLPVHLWYVQSEALVEDASEIAEKTSALLVLITLILSLSMRLPLWIRDFRFHSKSKKG
- the pstC gene encoding phosphate ABC transporter permease subunit PstC, which translates into the protein MAKMEQELLELHTLTNKKEKRIKKSTYFYNRMFQLFCLLSVVILGLALLSIIFFVGRTGLLVFIDVSFQEFFFSTLWEPYDEKFGAATFILGTLALTGLTLLFAAPISIGVAIFTAEIAPDWLKRIVRPVLDLLVGIPSIVYGYLGLTILIPFLRNITGATMGDGLLAASIVLNIMVLPTISRISDDAISSVPMELREASYALGSTRMQTIIKVILPAASPGLFTAVILGMARSIGETMAVVMVIGNTPQLPSNLLTPTAVLTSNIVNQIIDVEFDSTWNYALYMMAFLLLLISNLLIIIIRKLRVKGA
- a CDS encoding phosphate ABC transporter substrate-binding protein, with the translated sequence MNIIKRVAILTLSLIVAVSFAFSGVASAATKGKIVVAGSTALLPLTQQAAKEFKKLNPKVSVSVSGSSSIAGPQSVTKGAATIGAVDWDATTDVPGFKAFSGLKAHKIAVIPFATIIHKENPVKNLTTKQLQDIYAGKIKNWKEVGGKDAAIVVVNRKHGSGTRVNYQMKALNGAAFMTKGDNYKEVGKSGEMVTGVDSNPNAIGYVDLAYVKGNIKAVDINGVAATTNNVINGTYKVWSYGYLVTKGEPKGADAEFIKYIQSSKFQNGSLTKLKFIPIAKMK
- a CDS encoding stalk domain-containing protein, whose amino-acid sequence is MKRKISSLVMATALLSGSVFIPVAVTNVSAATTQLQQSAQKETIIVNGQEKVISFTQVNKKKLYSIDQLSQIMVATVKYNSKTKAYEVSKKSGKQVKKIDYKANVADVVINGKKTKLSTPTKMVGKTLFVEADSFVKTFGGDLLIDKSLLITVAGTFNLAEKSLTVDGSEKKVKGLSMNGKQLYSVQDIAKLFSATTTVNKNNEVLVTNKDKTIKLKLSNKAMTVNNKVINLKENPILVKNVVYADLSDLVHAFNGDILPTQTSYFVSTTGLVSGDTFKPQWVDNGSILVTNETETESRSMVVDTSSKKGLFTVNATELAVSPNGKQAIYSDENGYVYLVDLVTKKINGINLSDDSVKLEFVWSPDGQKVYFLQGDKSEKVSYINVVDGSIKKIFEDKLSYKTDLRLSMDGKKVLYIVGKEGITKNTEGENPEVDSIDLTDTEQQIYVVNLEDAEPKAIPVTITKENKVFHSFLADGSIVYVSADPESDKLPDVKMISVDQSVSTLISNKDINNLVVTSKGEVMILVRESNGNSVIYEWSNATKKLKNIAQTKLELTSFSVSNDGKSIVATTPGTNGETLVLFKNGVMELLTK